The Haliaeetus albicilla chromosome 11, bHalAlb1.1, whole genome shotgun sequence sequence CAATGCCAGCAGCAGTAGGCTTGTGAAGGGGCAGATGTGAAGGGTTTGACCAGTTCTGCTGTGATGGGACAGGGGCCAGGTTTTGTCATCCACGAGCTCACAGCTGCTCTTGGGCCCTGTAACCACACCAGGCCATTAGTTCTCTAGGTGCTACTGAAGTGCATGCTACtattttcatataatttaaatgttttggcAAGCTGATGCTACAGAAGTGCCCTTTCCCAGGTTTGTGGAGGGTAATCCCACCTACACAGGGTCCTGCTCGGGGAGAGGGGATTTGCAACTCATCTATGCATTAAACTCAAGGCAAATGTCAATGGGCCTTAATGGAACTGAGCTCACACAAGGATAGGCGTGAGCGTACCTAGAAACCAATGAAGGAAAACTTCCCTTCAAACCCTGCTATAAAagatcagagaggaaaaaagctgaTCATCTTCCTATCTAGGATAGTAcaatgagagaaaagaaatgcatcaGATAAACAAGGATAATAGTGTGGTATCAGTGAGTaggagaagagacagaaaagagaaagtgcTGCTGGAGGTGTGAGCAAGAGTCCCAAAGTGCTGTATTTAATCATTCCTTGACATCTTCAGTAAGAAGGAACAAATGTTTGTGTACTGTGGCAAGGAGCTCTGGCAGTGAAATTGTGTTACTTATAcattatgcaaaaaaaatgacattatgGGTATAATGAATGTGACAGAACATTAATCATTAGTGAAACAGATCAGAAGTATACATTGCTATCCAGGAAAGAAAGATATAAAATTTAATGAGTATTTTGTATAAACActataataacaaaaataaataaaggataCAAAAACTGTTGGAGTTAATCAcgggagaaggaaaagaaagctggcAAGGTGTCTCTAGAGGTTTGTCAGGGACCTAAGGACCTGGAGGTGGTTATCAATGCCCATCCTTACCGGAGACTTGAACTTCCTAGAAAGAGACCAGGCCTTATCAGTGGGAGCATTTGCTGTCCTGCAGGCACTTTGGATGCGCAAAGTGATGAATGCCTTCGTTAAGCACTCGCTGAGCCAACAAGCAATCAGCCTACTCTCTAATTAGTAGAGGTGTCACAGAAGACCCGGCCACGGAGAGCAACCTTGATTGGATCAAACAAGATACTCCACCATAATTCAAACAGACACAGCAAAGGAGACAGTGATGAAGATTCTTAATTACAAATGGGAAatctttattttagaaattaaatagtCAAGTGAACGTGGCTGAAACAGCAGTGGACGGGACTGAAGGCAGCTGGGAGCGAACGTCTGTCGCAGTGTGGGAGCTGGCAGGGTAATCTGTATTTAGAACTAGGAAAAGAAAGTTTAGGAGGGGTTCagggcttggctgggggggtggCTATCTACAGACACAGGATGCTGGGGGTGACCAAATGCCTACACATAGGGGAAAGATGAATTAGAAGAGAACAGCAACACCTGAGGAGAAGAACATTTGGGGGAAGAGCTGGAATTGCTAAACACCATGCTGAGTTAGATACTAAGACCAAAAGCAAGTCTTTTCAGCCACATAattgagaaaacagaaggagaaatgaGATGGGAACAGAAATAAGTTTTAGGAAGAGCTCTATGTAGGGGCTGTAGCAAAACGCCCCAGAAGGCCATGATGGCAACCAGATGTAAGGGAGGAAGAGCCTGAAGCGAAAGGCCAAGAGTTTAATGGAGCAAAGCTGAAGAAGGACGGATAATCTTCCTGTGAGATGAGGACTAGCATGTGAAAGTGTAGGGCAGGTAGCAAAGCTTGTTAACGCACCTGTCAGCTCAGGGAACACCACACACAAAACACCCCTGTTTAAGCAGGGCAGAGAGGACAGCAAAGGGCAGTGAGCTAAGCAACCACAAGTCCATTTCTATAGGTTTATTGATCCATAGGGTACCAGGCTGTAGAGCAAATTGGGAGGGGGAAGTAGTTGAATGCATCAAAGTAAATCAGATAAAGGGCAGGGGAGGCTGACCAAGGGGGACTGTGCCAAAGTCATCTGACATCTTCGGTAAAACCAAACTCCCTAGACAAGGAAGAGGTAGCAGGGACCTCGGGTGAACCTTCAGTAATGTAGTATCATGCGGGAAGCCAGAGTTAAGAAGGAACTGTGAAGCGCATAAGGAAttaggaagaggagagggaactGGTTATGTTAGAAGAGGCATGGGGTTGGGGGGAAATACTGCAGCTCATCAAGGTTGAACCCAGAGAGCAATCTTAATGCTTTTGCTAACAGTCTCGGTATAAAACCCAGGAATTGGCTGATTTGCACCGTTTTGAGTCTCCAGTTGTCCTGAGGGGCAGAGAGGGTTGGTGGTGTGTCAGACAGAATGCTCCCTGTGATCCCAGGAGGTGGTGGGGACACAGTTGTGCATCTCCAGAGAGGATGCTGACCTGCATGTATCTGACGATCCCCGTGCTGGCGCACAAGAAAcgtcctccctcccctcctcccgaCTCTAAAAACGAGCACGGAGGTGACTCACAGAGAGGCTTTCTCTGTATCTGGGATGGACCAGGTTGGCCTCTCTCACATGATCAGCTCTGCTTGCAGCAGAGCGGCGCCGGGCAGCCTGGGGAGCTGAGTGCTGTCCTCCCGCATTACATAATGCAGGATGTCACCGCTGCAGCCATTTCTTAAAGACTCACTCACCACGGTACGACCTACCGAGTAACATGCAGCAAAACACAATTTCCAGcgagggggagaaaaaaccaCATGCTGTGTGTATTCTCGAGGTATGGTTAATGAAATACAGCTCTCAGCATctctggggctgctggcagctgctgcattATGAGTACTgtcacagctgcagaaaaagtaCAGCTCTTTGTAAGGGTTTAggcttttgttcttcctttaaATCGCTTGCACAGAAACACTTTCTAGACCTGCTTCTCACTACTAAGCTGAAAACACAAAAGCCGAGTAACAAGACGGGATCTCCTGCCATAAACTCCTCCGCGCAGAACAGAGCGGCGAATGCTGCCTTGCCTGGGCAGGGGTGCGAGGCAGGCACCGTGCCCACGCTGCCAGGCCCCCGCAGAGACACCGGCCCTGCGGGACGGGCTCACCCGCTGAGCCAGCAACCTCTGAGGCCGAAGGCCCTTACAGTCTCCATAACATCACAGGCACGACCGGCATTGCAGGCCCTCGATCCACCCGGGGGCTGTTCCAGCACGTGACGCCAGGGTCACCGCCACACCAGCACATGCAGggcccagctccccccagcatCCCCGGTACCTGCTGGGTCCTGCCAGGAGGCCACGCGGGGTGGGCCGTGGGGGCTGCTGACCTGGGACTCATTGGGGGTGCAGAGGGGCGCAGGGGGAGCCCGGGGGGTGGCGGCCCGGCGGCCTCACCCTTCTTGAACTCCTCAAGCAGCGTGTCGAGGCGCGTGTCGTTGAAGACGCAGTGGAGCGGGCGGCGGTAGAAGCGGGTGACAGTCTGCAGGGGGGTGCAGTCATCGGGGTCGACGAAGGCCAGGTCCTTGACGAAGAGCAGGTCGACGATGTTGTCGCGCCGGTCGCCCTCGTAGACGGGGATGCGGGTGTAGCCGGAGCGGAGGATCTCGGAGACGGTGGCGAAGTCCAGCACGGCATCGGCGCGGAGCATGAAGCAGTCGGCCAGCGGCGTCAGCACGTCCTCCACCACCTTGGTGCGCAGCTCCAGCGCGCCCTGCACCATGGCCAACTCCTCCCGCACCAGGTCGCCGTGGGGGCCGGCGGCGCGCAGCGTCTCCAGCAGCCGCTCCCGCGTGGAGAAGACGCTGAGCTCCTGCCGCAGCGCCCAGTCCAGCAGCCGGCTGAGCGGGTAGCAGAGGGGGAAGGCGGCCAGCATCAGCAGCCGGGTGAGGCACAGGGTGCGGGAGGCGATGGCCAGCCCGTGCCGCGAGCAGACCGAGTAGGGCAGCACCTCGCCGCCCAGGAAGACGGCGGCGGCGCACAGCAGCACCGGCAGCCAGGGCGCTCCCcgcggcccgcccgccgccgccgccgccaccgccccgccgccgggcagcGAGGCGCAGAGCCAGCCGGCCAGCGCCGCGTTGGCCCCcgcctgccccagcagcagcgtGCAGAGCAGGTaggtgccgccgccgccgcgcaccGCCTGCACCCGCCGCGCCTGCTCCCGCTCGGCGGCCGAGCCGCTGTTGCGCAGGACGCGGAGCTCCAGCGGGTCCAGCGAGAGCAGCGAGAGGCGCAGCCCGCTGAACAGCGCCgacagccccagcagcagcagggcgcCCAGCGCCCGCAGCCAGCCCGCCTcgggcagcggcagcagccAGGCGCCCAGCGCCGGGGCGGCCGGCCGGACCCGCAGCAGGAAGCCGCCGGCCGCCCCGTGGTGCGCCCAGGCCCGCCCGTCCCAGGCGCAGAGCGAGAAGAGCCgcccgcccggcgccgccgccgcctcgcccTTGCGCGGCTCCCGCACCCGCACCTCGGCCAGCGCCgagcccgccgccccgcccgaGCGCAGCGGCCCCACCACCTCCACGTCCGAGGCCCAGGCGCTGCGCTCCCGGCACCGCTCCGCCGGGCCCCGCGCCGccttgcccccccccgccgccgccgccgccgccgccggagccgCCTCCTCGATGAAGACCAGCCGCGGCTCCCGCTCCCCCGCCGGCCCGCGGCTGCCGTTGCCCTCGGGCGGCGGCTGGAAGTAGAGGCGCAGGAGGAAGCGGCTCCCCTCCGCCGCCTGCACCGCGCCGCCCTCCAGGGACACCCGGCCCGGCGCCGTGTCCTCGGgccgcagccccagcagccaggcGGCCCCGGCCGGCGGCCGCGGCGACAGCGAgaagaagagcagcagcacggcgccccggctccggccccagccgccgccgccgcgccccgggcccgctgccgccgccgccatgcCGCTGCGCCGGCACCGCAGCGCCCGCCCGCCGCACCGGGACTGCAGCGGGGAGCCGGcacggcgcggcgcggcgcggcggcaCACGTGGGCCGGGGGGGCGGGCAGCCGCCGCGCCACGTGCGACCGGGAGCCGGCCCGCGGCGCCTCGGCGGGAGGAGCCGGCGGAGCGGGGCTGCCGGGACGGCCTacgcggggcgggggaggggggggctcgTCCTCCCGCCCCGTACGGCCCACGCGGGAGCATCCCCACGGCGGGCGGCACCGCGCGCTCTCCCCACAGAGTGGCGCGACGCTGGCGGGGCTGCCCGGGAGCCCATCCCCGGGGGTACGGGGCCGCCCCCACCCGCGGCAGGTAGAGAGGGCCGCGGGCCCCGAGCAGcgagccctgccccagccacccGCCACCGGGCTCGCTCCCGGTTTCATCCCGGGTGCCCCGCGAGGGCCGGCTGTGCGGGGGGCTGCGCGGGGGGCTGCGCCTCCCCGTGCGCTGTGCGGTCCAGGGTTGCTGAAAGGCTTCCGCCGGCAGTCCCTGGAGCTGGGGTGTGCGGTCAGCCTCCCTCTGTTACTTGCCAAGGCCCAGCTCTTCAGTTCACATTCATCTCCCTTCTTCCTAtgggagtgattttttttaatttttttttttttttataatgggGGGCGGATAGTCATTAGGTTTGCGGTCTTGCTAGGAAACAAATGTACCACGCTGTAACTACAATTTATTCTCATGTCTAGACCTGATGGAGAATGTGATACACAAACGGGATTTATCAGCTTCAGGAGTATATGCTGAAGAAGGCTTTTAGGGACTGTGGAAACTTTCGGGTCTTCCCTGGACTGACATCCACGACAACCTTGAAATGGGGCTGGGGAACCGGAAAAGAGTCAGTCGCTTACAACTGTAACAGGCTCGCTAGTGGCAAAACAGGCAGCTGGTCATAAAATGTCgtggaggaaaaggaaatgctCCAAAAATTCTGATTATTCACTCATTGTTGCACCCATGAAAATGGGCCACTTTCTGTGTCAGTATGTCAGCAGGCAGATAGGCGTGAAAAGCTGCCGGGGAGATCTGTGCTCCTTGCTGTGTTAGGAGACactcttccccctctctgggAGACGCAACtaaattttttccaaatttgatTAATTCCCTGGGATTTCACAGGGGCCATGTGCTGCTTCacaagctcttgctgatcttccccTTTCTAACTCTCCCCTACCTCCAGTGGGGAAATACTGCCTGGTGCTCTACCTAGGCATAATTTACAGAGGAGCCAACTGGTAAGCTCCTTTTGCAGACTTTACCCCAACTTCTATCACCTGAGGAACAAAGCTCACAAACTGTCCTAAACAGTACCCAGAGTGACTAGGTACAAGCTGTCTGCTCCTGCCTTTCTCTCTGCAGTTGGTGGGGATGAGCACATGGCTGCTCCTTCCTTACTAGGACCCTGGGGGAACTACTGTGCAAGACCATCCCAAATTTTTGAAACTGCAGGCTGTCATCAGCACTGAATTTCTCTCAGATTTCTTATGCCAAGAACACTGTAAAGACGATCTGGTTTTGTGCATCACTGCCATAGCATTTTGGATCGCTGTTTGGAAGCTGTGTACCCATGCCAATACTTACTCATCTTTATTAATTTGCAGATTAGATTCCTGAAAGATTTTCTGGTGATAAGTTTCTCGGTATAGGAACTGAAGACTGTGAATTACAGGCTTGCTTTTTTAGTTGAGTAAGTACTTGGAAAATATTCTTGCCTATAGTACCCTTGTCGTCAGAAATCCTCAGACAGTGGTTTGGAAACCAGTGGTCTAGGCtagtacaattaaaaaaacccaaacatggCACTGCAGGAGGAGGAACCACAAGGTGGCAATCTCTCTCCGTACTTCTACTGGCAAAATGAACctctggcaaaaaaaatctcGGACAGTGACTGTGTAAAGCTGCAGAGACGATTGGTCACATCTCGTATCTTCCAGAGTCACAGAAACATTCGTTTCGATGCCGGATTTTCTCCTCTGAATGCTTTTCCCTTTAGGATGAAACTCTCAGTCTTGAAGAGGTGGCACTGGAGGCTGTTCTTTGCTGGCTTTTCCATCCTTTGCCCCAAAATGGGCACCAGATGTTGCTTGTTAGATTGCTAACTACCAGTGCTGCTTGCATGCATGCTGGCAGAGCTACTGTGTGCTTGGAGAGGAAGTTTCCTCCTGCACTGGAGGCACGATCTGGTTCAGAGTATTGCTAACCTCATGTTATATTAATGTACAATGTAACAGTTGCATCAGGATCCTGCTTCATGCACTGAGATGCCTCAATGGGAGCAAAATAACCTGGATGTTAGGACTAGACAGTGACATGTAGGTTGAGTGTGGCATATGGTCTCGAGGGGACTGCAAAGCCTTAGCGACAATAGCTCCACTCCCCAAAAGATGTGGCCACAGGGTGTAAAAACGCAGAAGAGAAGTAATGCTTAGTTTGGGGTGGAGTTGCCCTGTTCCTCCAATATCAAACACCATCTGTTGCGATGAGCTCCATCTCGATCAGGACATAGTTGTGTTCTTGCCAGATGTTAGCTTACATGTGCTACATGTAAAAGTAAACTGGTGCGAAAGCTGTGGTCTGATGTGCTTTCAGTAGGATTTGCCCTGCATAAGTGACGACGTGCTAGCCAACCTCTTGCTGAGAGGATGCACTCCAGAAGTTGCAGGTGTGTGGCTGGAGCGTGTTCAATGAGTCAGGATAGGAAATATCTTCCAAAGCTCCAAATAAGACAAAACAAACTGAGCTTTAGCACATGCTCAATTGATTGAGTCTTTGGCAAAGTATGACATGAATTTGCAAGGCTCTCACTGAGGCCTGTCCCGGCTGTATCCTGCTTGGCGAGTCCTTCAGCAAGCACAGCATAGCTgtccttgttttcttcttatgcTGAAGCCTCCTTCTTTTACCTGTTCTTCCCTTACGAGATTGCTCTTTGGTTAGGAATAATAACCTGCTTCCTGCCCACCAGGACTGCTCAGGTTCTGCTTTATACCTTGTCTGCCACCACTGAGCTccttctgcagtttctgtgtcGCAGCCTGCAAATTCCACGACCCCTGCCAGTGGTGACATCTCTGATCACGGCTGTCCTCTTCCAGCTCTGACTGTGCAGGTCCaggcaggacctggaggaggagggaagtgtGGACATGGGGAGTTTTGTAAAGACCCCTCACATCACCTTGACTTAAGGTCTGAAGTCAGAGGCTGTGGATTGCAATTCTCTTCCTTCCTGGCTGATGGGAGTGCAGGGGGTCTGCTCTCTGCTGGTCCTCTAGAAAAGGGCCAGGAGCCACCAGGGGACTGCTAGTGGGGATAGAAATGTTAGCAATCCAAATCATGATGGGAAACAGGAGGAGTAAagaaaatctggatttttttttttttccccagaaagaaagaaatctagCAGGCACAAGGCTGGCTTCTCCTGGAACATGTGTGCAACGTGATTGTCACTAATGCTCTGTAGCCAGCTGAGAGAAGATACTTTCCCCAAGTAAGTGAAATAAGCACTGAGATGTGGGATATATGATAACTTCTGAGGCAGAAGGAATAAGACCCCAGGCAAAGGAGCTCCAAACAGTGCACtgtgtcttccccccccccccccccccccccccatctctgAGTCTGTGGTGTTGAATTAACCCCTTTTCTCTATCCTGGCCATGGTTACTGCAGGTTTGGAAAGCTTTACCCAGCCTTCTGGATGATGATGAGTTAAGCGCTTGGTTTGTGATAACCAATTTTCTCCTGAAATGATACCAAAAGTCTGCTGGTTTGatttaaactgttttccaaGCACTTTGGTTAATAACAAAAGACAGTCCACTCCAAGAGAATCTTAACTTGAGGAAGCCATGAAATTTAATTCATTTCTGCAACTTAAATGTATAATCAGTGACATATGGTAATACTAAATACAGGGGGAAATGTCATTGTTTAAGTCAAATTTCTGCATTCAGTCAAAACCCAATAGTTGTAACATCAAACTGTAGTTTCCATTGTACAGGAAATAAagcatcatttttttcaaagaaaatagaCATCCAATTGCATGCCTATTATGTTGCTTatatagctttatttttagctttctcCATGTTGCTGTTACTAAAGAGCTAACAGAAGGGAAACTGTggacagagaagaaacaagGCAACACCCAGATCATGGTAGAAAGGACAAAGGAGATGTCTACGCTGTGAATATATGCTCTTTCCCTGCAGTTGTTTCTGGGTGATAAGCTACTGTGCCTGGGCTAGGGACCCTGTGCCTTCCCCCTCACTTCTGCAGACATGCCAGCACCTAAGCAGAGCTGAGGTGAGGCTGTGTTGCTGTAAGGGCTGTGGAAATGCTTCTGTCGGAGCTTTGTCATCATACATCATTTTTCTCCTGCCCCATTGCTGCCAAGCCAGGGGAAGGAACTGTTTGCTTGTTCATTGTCAGTAGGAGGGGTAGGGTTTATATCAGATTCATGTGAAGACTGTGTCTTTGCATGGTTTCAACCTTGCAAGTGATGCTTGCAGACCTTTGTCTCTCATCACCGCCTTAAAGAGGAGCAGCTCAGGAACTTAACTGTTGTTATTGGAATTTATGCAGAAAGAGGATTGCTTTTTCTCGATTTGTTTGAGAACTTTCACTGGGCAATGGAAGCAGGGTATTGGTTTAAGGTCTATCCAGCATCAGcccatctccttctccctccattAGTACAGCTGGCCTTTGCCCCTTGTTCAGTGGTGCTCACTTCTGATCCTCCTCATCTGCTGGGTTCATTCTGGGCATTCACTG is a genomic window containing:
- the CNNM1 gene encoding metal transporter CNNM1 isoform X6, with the translated sequence MAAAAAGPGRGGGGWGRSRGAVLLLFFSLSPRPPAGAAWLLGLRPEDTAPGRVSLEGGAVQAAEGSRFLLRLYFQPPPEGNGSRGPAGEREPRLVFIEEAAPAAAAAAAGGGKAARGPAERCRERSAWASDVEVVGPLRSGGAAGSALAEVRVREPRKGEAAAAPGGRLFSLCAWDGRAWAHHGAAGGFLLRVRPAAPALGAWLLPLPEAGWLRALGALLLLGLSALFSGLRLSLLSLDPLELRVLRNSGSAAEREQARRVQAVRGGGGTYLLCTLLLGQAGANAALAGWLCASLPGGGAVAAAAAGGPRGAPWLPVLLCAAAVFLGGEVLPYSVCSRHGLAIASRTLCLTRLLMLAAFPLCYPLSRLLDWALRQELSVFSTRERLLETLRAAGPHGDLVREELAMVQGALELRTKVVEDVLTPLADCFMLRADAVLDFATVSEILRSGYTRIPVYEGDRRDNIVDLLFVKDLAFVDPDDCTPLQTVTRFYRRPLHCVFNDTRLDTLLEEFKKGKSHLAIVQRVNNEGEGDPFYEVMGIVTLEDVIEEIIKSEILDETDLYTDNRKKERVPHRGRKPQDFSIFRLSDSEMKVKISPQLLLATHRFMATEVEPFKSPYLSEKILLRLLKHPNVIQELKYDRKNKKAAEHYLYQRNRPVDYFILILQGKVEVEVGKEGLRFENGAFTYYGVPAIMAVISSDNDVRKVGSLAGSSFLLPVSVSRTFAFSRGDSLAGSPVNRSPSRCSGLNRSESPNREHNDYGGSTTQLHSSSNNIYTPDYSVHILCDVQFVKVTRQQYHNALVASRMDSSPQSPDMEVFDRDSTKASTMRGTPQTPKEDPTTLLNERNSIMCGRKSRSSPEEEKMPEESSNLAPLIT
- the CNNM1 gene encoding metal transporter CNNM1 isoform X5; the encoded protein is MAAAAAGPGRGGGGWGRSRGAVLLLFFSLSPRPPAGAAWLLGLRPEDTAPGRVSLEGGAVQAAEGSRFLLRLYFQPPPEGNGSRGPAGEREPRLVFIEEAAPAAAAAAAGGGKAARGPAERCRERSAWASDVEVVGPLRSGGAAGSALAEVRVREPRKGEAAAAPGGRLFSLCAWDGRAWAHHGAAGGFLLRVRPAAPALGAWLLPLPEAGWLRALGALLLLGLSALFSGLRLSLLSLDPLELRVLRNSGSAAEREQARRVQAVRGGGGTYLLCTLLLGQAGANAALAGWLCASLPGGGAVAAAAAGGPRGAPWLPVLLCAAAVFLGGEVLPYSVCSRHGLAIASRTLCLTRLLMLAAFPLCYPLSRLLDWALRQELSVFSTRERLLETLRAAGPHGDLVREELAMVQGALELRTKVVEDVLTPLADCFMLRADAVLDFATVSEILRSGYTRIPVYEGDRRDNIVDLLFVKDLAFVDPDDCTPLQTVTRFYRRPLHCVFNDTRLDTLLEEFKKGKSHLAIVQRVNNEGEGDPFYEVMGIVTLEDVIEEIIKSEILDETDLYTDNRKKERVPHRGRKPQDFSIFRLSDSEMKVKISPQLLLATHRFMATEVEPFKSPYLSEKILLRLLKHPNVIQELKYDRKNKKAAEHYLYQRNRPVDYFILILQGKVEVEVGKEGLRFENGAFTYYGVPAIMAVISSDNDVRKVGSLAGSSFLLPVSVSRTFAFSRGDSLAGSPVNRSPSRCSGLNRSESPNREHNDYGGSTTQLHSSSNNIYTPDYSVHILCDVQFVKVTRQQYHNALVASRMDSSPQSPDMEVFDRDSTKASTMRGTPQTPKEDPTTLLNERNSIMCCRSEGLRSPSESVFLRMEGIPFIQEELADNEENSKRQSGRKSRSSPEEEKMPEESSNLAPLIT
- the CNNM1 gene encoding metal transporter CNNM1 isoform X3 → MAAAAAGPGRGGGGWGRSRGAVLLLFFSLSPRPPAGAAWLLGLRPEDTAPGRVSLEGGAVQAAEGSRFLLRLYFQPPPEGNGSRGPAGEREPRLVFIEEAAPAAAAAAAGGGKAARGPAERCRERSAWASDVEVVGPLRSGGAAGSALAEVRVREPRKGEAAAAPGGRLFSLCAWDGRAWAHHGAAGGFLLRVRPAAPALGAWLLPLPEAGWLRALGALLLLGLSALFSGLRLSLLSLDPLELRVLRNSGSAAEREQARRVQAVRGGGGTYLLCTLLLGQAGANAALAGWLCASLPGGGAVAAAAAGGPRGAPWLPVLLCAAAVFLGGEVLPYSVCSRHGLAIASRTLCLTRLLMLAAFPLCYPLSRLLDWALRQELSVFSTRERLLETLRAAGPHGDLVREELAMVQGALELRTKVVEDVLTPLADCFMLRADAVLDFATVSEILRSGYTRIPVYEGDRRDNIVDLLFVKDLAFVDPDDCTPLQTVTRFYRRPLHCVFNDTRLDTLLEEFKKGKSHLAIVQRVNNEGEGDPFYEVMGIVTLEDVIEEIIKSEILDETDLYTDNRKKERVPHRGRKPQDFSIFRLSDSEMKVKISPQLLLATHRFMATEVEPFKSPYLSEKILLRLLKHPNVIQELKYDRKNKKAAEHYLYQRNRPVDYFILILQGKVEVEVGKEGLRFENGAFTYYGVPAIMAVISSDNDVRKVGSLAGSSFLLPVSVSRTFAFSRGDSLAGSPVNRSPSRCSGLNRSESPNREHNDYGGSTTQLHSSSNNIYTPDYSVHILCDVQFVKVTRQQYHNALVASRMDSSPQSPDMEVFDRDSTKASTMRGTPQTPKEDPTTLLNERNSIMCCRSEGLRSPSESVFLRMEGIPFIQEELADNEENSKRQNSECCGTVLEAESLGKEAGTSSSPISSEETLGRRLLRSLSGRKSRSSPEEEKMPEESSNLAPLIT
- the CNNM1 gene encoding metal transporter CNNM1 isoform X4; amino-acid sequence: MAAAAAGPGRGGGGWGRSRGAVLLLFFSLSPRPPAGAAWLLGLRPEDTAPGRVSLEGGAVQAAEGSRFLLRLYFQPPPEGNGSRGPAGEREPRLVFIEEAAPAAAAAAAGGGKAARGPAERCRERSAWASDVEVVGPLRSGGAAGSALAEVRVREPRKGEAAAAPGGRLFSLCAWDGRAWAHHGAAGGFLLRVRPAAPALGAWLLPLPEAGWLRALGALLLLGLSALFSGLRLSLLSLDPLELRVLRNSGSAAEREQARRVQAVRGGGGTYLLCTLLLGQAGANAALAGWLCASLPGGGAVAAAAAGGPRGAPWLPVLLCAAAVFLGGEVLPYSVCSRHGLAIASRTLCLTRLLMLAAFPLCYPLSRLLDWALRQELSVFSTRERLLETLRAAGPHGDLVREELAMVQGALELRTKVVEDVLTPLADCFMLRADAVLDFATVSEILRSGYTRIPVYEGDRRDNIVDLLFVKDLAFVDPDDCTPLQTVTRFYRRPLHCVFNDTRLDTLLEEFKKGKSHLAIVQRVNNEGEGDPFYEVMGIVTLEDVIEEIIKSEILDETDLYTDNRKKERVPHRGRKPQDFSIFRLSDSEMKVKISPQLLLATHRFMATEVEPFKSPYLSEKILLRLLKHPNVIQELKYDRKNKKAAEHYLYQRNRPVDYFILILQGKVEVEVGKEGLRFENGAFTYYGVPAIMAVISSDNDVRKVGSLAGSSFLLPVSVSRTFAFSRGDSLAGSPVNRSPSRCSGLNRSESPNREHNDYGGSTTQLHSSSNNIYTPDYSVHILCDVQFVKVTRQQYHNALVASRMDSSPQSPDMEVFDRDSTKASTMRGTPQTPKEDPTTLLNERNSIMCCRSEGLRSPSESVFLRMEGIPFIQEELADNEENSKRQMSAVALSWRQSPWGKRPAPARRQLAPRRRWAGGC